The following proteins are co-located in the Paludibaculum fermentans genome:
- a CDS encoding TonB-dependent siderophore receptor, which produces MRNLIALLTVLIPLAAQPPAQQHQTAATPACTLASQKFEATLSGTVSDTSGAALAGATVSVSCGAFRVETRTGVNGAYTLALPMGTLPVRVSSARFATTERAVTLAADSTAQADFTLRPEDVHSSVSVVAQIDYIAEETNSGAKLDLPLLEIPQSITVVTRKVLDDQGAVRLDDALRNVAGIMPGGYYDGWDYYRIRGFDSSFTTYLDGLRGGNGTADEIGGLETVEVMKGPSSALYGQGVLGGLVNLRSKRPKSDAFLNLEYTGGSFAFNSPSVDFGGSLNRSRTLYGRVFALDRRQDSFVDYARLHRAYVAPSVTWRITPATSLTLLGRYQQDNGRHAFPLPAQGTVLPNINGEIPVSRYVGETGNDDNSVHEDNRQLGWEFTHQFREGFRVRQNGRVAAYRQIWKNLLYPGFMDVDERTLYRYPLSYDQNWKNYAIDTSADGVFHTGAIRHEVVVGVDYFRNPTVFSGESIDFSDMSQYTPIDLFRPVYGQSKTSALIPAYAGHTLMQFTGLYFQDHLRLGQRLTVTAGGRMNFTSNRDLPDPGHSSSTFTPRIGANYQLLPGLALYGSYSRSFLPQSGRVYEAGAENGTFAPPEKGRQWEGGLKSSLLNGRLMSTLALYDLRRGNVLTADLGHPNFSIVTGQQRSRGVEAESTFLLRGGWSLTTAYAFNNAKVTEDNTIPVGTPTQNAPRHAFNLWTRYEIQRGWAKGLGIGLGGRRYGDQSGDLFNTFHLPGYGLLEGSLSYRVGHFGIQFNAYNLTNTRYFTGSYDNLYVKPGAPRSGRVTVRWSF; this is translated from the coding sequence ATGCGTAACCTGATAGCTCTACTTACCGTTCTCATCCCACTGGCGGCCCAACCGCCCGCCCAGCAACACCAGACCGCCGCTACACCCGCATGCACCCTGGCCTCGCAGAAGTTCGAGGCAACTCTCTCGGGCACGGTCTCCGACACCTCCGGCGCAGCCCTGGCCGGAGCCACCGTCTCTGTCTCCTGCGGAGCCTTCCGCGTGGAGACCCGAACGGGAGTCAATGGCGCCTACACGCTGGCGCTCCCCATGGGCACGCTCCCCGTCCGCGTCTCATCGGCGCGCTTCGCCACGACGGAACGCGCGGTGACCCTGGCGGCGGACTCCACCGCCCAGGCCGACTTCACCCTGCGCCCCGAAGACGTCCACAGCAGTGTCTCGGTTGTCGCGCAGATCGACTACATTGCCGAGGAGACCAACTCCGGCGCCAAGCTCGACTTGCCCCTCCTGGAGATCCCACAGAGCATCACAGTGGTGACACGCAAGGTGCTCGACGACCAGGGTGCCGTCAGACTCGACGACGCCTTGAGGAATGTCGCCGGCATCATGCCCGGCGGCTACTACGATGGCTGGGATTACTACCGCATTCGCGGTTTCGACTCGTCGTTCACCACCTATCTCGACGGCCTGCGCGGCGGCAACGGCACGGCCGACGAGATCGGCGGCCTGGAGACCGTGGAAGTCATGAAGGGCCCGTCTTCCGCCCTCTACGGCCAGGGCGTGCTGGGCGGACTGGTAAACCTGCGCAGCAAACGGCCCAAGTCCGATGCATTCCTCAACCTGGAATACACTGGCGGATCCTTCGCCTTCAACAGCCCCAGCGTGGACTTCGGCGGCTCGCTGAACCGGTCACGCACGCTGTACGGCCGCGTCTTTGCCCTGGACCGCCGGCAGGATTCATTTGTCGACTACGCCCGCCTGCACCGCGCCTATGTCGCGCCCTCGGTCACATGGCGCATCACCCCGGCCACCTCGCTGACACTGCTGGGCCGCTACCAGCAGGACAACGGCCGCCACGCCTTCCCGCTGCCCGCCCAGGGCACTGTCCTGCCGAACATCAACGGCGAAATCCCCGTCAGCCGCTATGTCGGCGAGACCGGCAACGACGACAATTCAGTGCACGAGGACAACCGCCAGCTCGGCTGGGAGTTCACGCATCAGTTCCGCGAAGGCTTCCGGGTCCGCCAGAACGGGCGTGTCGCCGCCTACCGCCAGATCTGGAAGAACCTGCTCTATCCCGGCTTTATGGACGTGGACGAACGCACTCTATACCGCTACCCGCTCAGCTACGACCAGAACTGGAAGAACTACGCGATCGACACCTCCGCGGATGGAGTCTTCCACACCGGGGCCATCCGTCACGAAGTGGTGGTGGGCGTGGACTACTTCCGCAACCCCACCGTCTTCAGCGGCGAATCCATCGACTTCAGCGACATGTCACAGTACACGCCCATCGATCTGTTCCGGCCAGTCTATGGACAGTCGAAGACGTCCGCATTGATCCCCGCTTACGCCGGCCATACGCTAATGCAGTTCACGGGCCTCTACTTCCAGGACCACCTGCGCCTGGGCCAACGGCTCACGGTGACCGCCGGAGGACGCATGAACTTCACCTCCAACCGCGACCTGCCGGACCCCGGCCACAGCAGTTCCACCTTCACTCCGCGCATCGGCGCGAACTATCAGCTACTGCCCGGCCTTGCCTTGTACGGCAGCTATAGCCGTTCCTTCCTGCCGCAGTCCGGCCGCGTTTATGAGGCAGGCGCTGAGAACGGGACATTCGCTCCGCCGGAGAAGGGCCGTCAATGGGAAGGCGGCCTGAAGTCCAGCCTGCTGAATGGCCGGCTGATGTCTACACTCGCCCTCTACGACCTGCGGCGCGGCAATGTGCTCACGGCCGACCTCGGCCACCCCAACTTCTCCATCGTCACCGGCCAACAGCGCAGCCGGGGCGTGGAGGCGGAGAGCACCTTCCTGCTGCGCGGCGGCTGGAGCCTCACCACGGCTTACGCCTTTAACAACGCGAAGGTCACTGAGGACAACACGATTCCTGTTGGCACGCCCACGCAGAACGCACCGCGGCATGCTTTCAATCTTTGGACGCGCTACGAGATCCAGCGCGGCTGGGCCAAGGGCCTGGGCATCGGCCTGGGCGGCCGGCGTTACGGGGACCAGTCGGGCGACCTCTTCAATACGTTCCACCTGCCGGGCTACGGGCTACTGGAAGGCTCGCTGTCCTACCGGGTGGGGCACTTCGGCATTCAGTTCAATGCCTACAACCTGACCAACACGCGCTACTTCACGGGCTCCTACGACAACCTCTACGTGAAGCCCGGAGCGCCGCGTTCCGGGCGGGTGACCGTCCGCTGGTCGTTCTAG